The following are encoded together in the Robertmurraya sp. FSL R5-0851 genome:
- the secDF gene encoding protein translocase subunit SecDF produces the protein MVKRSRIVAFLLLLLLFASTIGTTTNSILKNIKLGLDLQGGFEVLYEVKPAKKGQEIDQEVLNSTVEALDNRINVLGVSEPVIQIEGDNRIRVQLAGVSDQTKAREILSTEANLTFRNANDEIMMDGTDLVEGGAKQTFDENNKPSISLQLKSADKFREVTQEIVGMAPQNQLIIWLDFEEGKDSYQAELAKEEPKFLSNPNVNQVFNQDTVSIVGNFELEEAKTLASLLNAGALPVKLTEVYSTSVGAQFGEEALNETVFAGIVGISVIFLFMLFYYRFPGFIAVITLSLYIYLILVIFDWMNGVLTLPGIAALILGVGMAVDANIITYERIKEELKVGRTVKSAFEVGSKGAFWTIFDSNITTIIAAGVLFAYGTSSVKGFATMLIISILGSFLTAVFASRLLLGLWVKSGFLDQRPTWLGVRKKDMKDISEGYDAIDLPTRFDRWDFVKNHKIIFTISGVLFSVGLVVLILFKLNLGIDFASGTRVEVPSDKPIETEQLKEEFAKFDLEAENIVMSGDNNDVAVVRFLGVLAKEEIAELKAHFKELYGSEPNISTVSPVVGKELAKNAMIAVAIASIGIILYVSIRFEWRMALAAIVALLHDVFFIIVLFSFTRLEVDLTFIAAVLTIVGYSINDTIVTFDRMRENLAKKKRIKAYGELADVVNSSLRQTLGRSVNTVLTVVIAVVALLLFGSSSILNFSLALLIGLVVGVYSSIFIAAQLWLVMKAKELKQKGVLITEKVKRERTDEPQV, from the coding sequence ATGGTCAAACGCAGTAGAATTGTGGCCTTTTTGTTATTGCTGCTTCTCTTTGCAAGTACAATTGGGACAACTACAAATAGTATTTTAAAAAATATAAAACTAGGTTTGGACCTTCAAGGAGGATTTGAGGTTCTCTACGAAGTGAAACCTGCTAAAAAAGGCCAAGAGATTGACCAAGAAGTATTAAATAGTACGGTTGAGGCGTTAGATAATCGAATAAACGTGCTTGGGGTAAGCGAGCCGGTCATTCAAATTGAAGGTGATAATCGGATTCGTGTTCAGCTTGCCGGTGTATCTGACCAGACAAAAGCACGTGAAATTCTCTCAACAGAAGCGAATTTAACATTCCGAAATGCTAATGACGAAATCATGATGGATGGTACCGATTTAGTAGAGGGTGGTGCCAAGCAAACCTTTGATGAAAACAATAAACCGAGCATTTCTTTACAGTTAAAGAGTGCGGATAAATTTCGAGAAGTAACACAAGAAATTGTTGGAATGGCTCCTCAAAATCAATTAATCATATGGTTAGACTTTGAAGAAGGGAAAGATTCCTATCAAGCGGAACTTGCCAAGGAAGAGCCGAAATTCCTCTCTAATCCAAATGTAAATCAAGTATTTAATCAAGATACGGTTTCTATTGTAGGTAATTTTGAATTAGAAGAGGCAAAGACATTAGCTTCCTTGTTAAATGCAGGAGCCCTGCCAGTTAAGCTTACCGAAGTGTATTCAACCTCAGTTGGTGCTCAATTCGGGGAAGAAGCCTTAAATGAAACGGTGTTTGCTGGAATCGTAGGAATAAGTGTTATCTTCTTGTTCATGCTTTTCTATTATCGTTTCCCAGGATTTATTGCTGTTATTACCCTATCTCTTTATATTTACCTGATTCTTGTGATCTTCGATTGGATGAATGGAGTGTTAACTTTACCAGGAATAGCAGCTCTGATCCTCGGGGTAGGTATGGCTGTAGACGCCAATATTATTACGTATGAAAGAATTAAAGAAGAATTAAAGGTTGGAAGAACGGTTAAGTCAGCATTTGAAGTTGGAAGTAAAGGTGCATTTTGGACCATTTTTGACTCGAACATCACGACCATTATTGCGGCTGGTGTATTGTTCGCCTATGGGACAAGCTCTGTTAAAGGGTTTGCAACCATGTTAATTATCTCGATTCTAGGAAGCTTCCTCACAGCTGTTTTTGCCTCACGTCTATTGCTTGGTTTGTGGGTGAAAAGCGGTTTCTTAGATCAACGCCCTACTTGGCTTGGTGTTAGAAAGAAAGATATGAAAGATATTTCAGAGGGATACGATGCCATCGATTTACCAACCAGATTCGATCGATGGGATTTTGTGAAAAATCATAAAATCATCTTTACCATTTCAGGTGTGTTATTCTCAGTCGGACTGGTCGTTCTTATCTTGTTTAAGCTAAATCTAGGAATCGACTTTGCAAGTGGAACGAGAGTGGAAGTACCGTCCGATAAGCCAATTGAAACCGAACAATTAAAAGAAGAATTTGCAAAATTTGATCTTGAAGCTGAAAATATTGTCATGTCTGGAGACAATAATGACGTTGCTGTGGTTCGCTTTTTAGGCGTTCTAGCAAAAGAAGAAATTGCTGAGCTAAAAGCGCATTTTAAAGAATTGTACGGTTCAGAACCGAATATCAGCACGGTTTCCCCAGTGGTTGGAAAAGAGTTAGCTAAAAATGCAATGATTGCTGTAGCCATAGCATCCATTGGAATTATCCTTTATGTATCAATTCGTTTTGAGTGGAGAATGGCTCTTGCTGCAATTGTCGCCCTCTTACATGATGTTTTCTTCATTATTGTTTTGTTTAGCTTTACAAGACTAGAGGTAGACTTGACGTTTATTGCAGCCGTCTTAACCATTGTTGGTTACTCAATCAATGATACAATCGTAACATTTGACCGAATGAGAGAAAACTTAGCTAAGAAAAAGAGAATTAAAGCTTATGGAGAACTTGCTGATGTTGTTAATAGTAGTTTACGTCAAACATTAGGAAGATCAGTAAATACGGTGTTAACCGTAGTTATTGCTGTTGTTGCTTTATTACTATTCGGAAGTTCCTCCATTCTTAATTTCTCATTAGCATTGCTAATAGGATTAGTTGTTGGTGTATATTCTTCTATTTTTATCGCTGCTCAACTTTGGCTAGTGATGAAAGCAAAAGAACTTAAGCAAAAGGGAGTTCTAATTACTGAAAAAGTAAAAAGAGAAAGAACAGACGAGCCACAGGTTTAA
- a CDS encoding post-transcriptional regulator, translating into MEIGHNYDRFRKEVHPALISKIEEFSLLGYGTISQESLWEFLRKKKWRKPKEDVKLYEVVSDILSVNVGEYMNYATVEAFKSDEFSLANDEERRELLK; encoded by the coding sequence ATGGAAATCGGCCATAATTACGATCGTTTTCGTAAAGAAGTACACCCAGCATTAATTAGTAAGATAGAAGAGTTTTCCCTTCTCGGGTATGGGACGATCAGTCAAGAAAGTCTTTGGGAGTTCTTAAGAAAGAAGAAATGGAGAAAACCAAAGGAGGACGTGAAGCTCTATGAGGTGGTCTCAGATATTCTTTCTGTAAATGTAGGAGAATATATGAACTATGCGACTGTGGAGGCATTTAAGTCCGATGAGTTTTCACTTGCGAATGATGAAGAAAGAAGGGAATTATTGAAATAA
- the spoVB gene encoding stage V sporulation protein B, producing MSKFLKGTIILLVAGFVTRVLGFINRIVIARFIGEEGVGLYMMAFPTLILVVTLTQLGLPVAISKNIAEAEAQGDTKKIKQILIVSLATTFTLSLIFTPALFILAPYLSETLFTDPRTHLPLLAIAPIIPIVALSSVLRGYFQGRQNMRPSAISQVIEQAARITLIAVLTNMFMPYGVEYAAAGAMVASVIGELISLIYLVTSFKLKKQFRVRKKFFKHVQEGKSTFHELMGVALPTLGSRMIGSIAWFFEPIVVSHSLAIAGVAAITATKQYGALTGFAMPLLLLPSFITLSLSTSLVPAISEANSQNNKKLIEYRLQQALRFAFLTGGLSVVILYVLAEPLMEVMYGSSNGAYFIQIMAPFFLFYYYQGPLQATLQALDLARAAMINSLFGSVVKTAVIFLLASQPSFGIKGAALGIVFGFLVVTLLHFATVLKKISFTFYIWDYLLTFASMGVSGWAGLSVYNYFKGDLPLSLNVIVSCVIITVSYTLLVIIAGQIKKEEMIRVPVIGNVLSKLIMR from the coding sequence ATGTCAAAGTTTTTAAAAGGAACCATAATTTTGTTAGTTGCCGGCTTTGTAACAAGAGTTCTTGGTTTTATTAATAGGATTGTGATTGCAAGGTTTATAGGCGAAGAAGGTGTTGGATTATATATGATGGCCTTTCCGACACTTATTCTTGTTGTCACTCTCACACAACTAGGCCTACCGGTGGCTATTTCAAAAAATATTGCAGAAGCAGAGGCGCAAGGTGATACAAAGAAAATAAAACAAATACTTATTGTTTCTTTGGCAACAACCTTTACTTTATCCCTCATCTTTACTCCTGCTCTATTTATTCTTGCACCGTACTTATCAGAAACTCTTTTTACAGATCCACGCACACATTTACCATTGCTCGCGATTGCTCCAATCATTCCAATCGTTGCACTTTCTTCTGTGCTAAGAGGATATTTCCAAGGCAGACAAAATATGAGACCTTCTGCTATTTCACAAGTGATTGAACAAGCGGCTAGAATCACATTGATAGCAGTATTAACAAATATGTTTATGCCATATGGAGTAGAATACGCAGCAGCAGGAGCGATGGTTGCATCTGTAATTGGAGAGCTTATCTCATTGATTTATCTGGTTACTTCATTTAAGCTCAAGAAACAATTTCGAGTTAGAAAGAAATTTTTCAAGCATGTGCAAGAAGGAAAATCAACGTTTCATGAACTGATGGGCGTTGCTTTACCAACGTTAGGAAGTCGGATGATTGGTTCGATTGCGTGGTTTTTTGAACCGATTGTCGTCTCACATAGCTTAGCTATTGCTGGTGTTGCGGCCATTACTGCAACTAAGCAATATGGGGCATTAACAGGGTTTGCTATGCCGCTTTTACTATTGCCCTCGTTTATTACTTTATCGCTGTCCACGTCGCTCGTTCCGGCAATCAGTGAAGCAAATTCACAGAACAATAAAAAGCTGATTGAATATCGACTACAACAAGCACTACGCTTTGCTTTTTTAACGGGTGGATTATCCGTCGTAATCCTCTATGTTCTAGCAGAACCACTTATGGAAGTAATGTATGGATCTTCAAATGGAGCGTACTTTATTCAAATCATGGCACCTTTCTTCCTTTTCTACTACTATCAAGGGCCATTACAAGCTACCCTGCAAGCACTTGATTTAGCAAGGGCTGCTATGATTAACTCTCTCTTTGGTTCCGTTGTAAAAACAGCTGTTATATTTTTATTAGCAAGTCAGCCAAGCTTCGGCATTAAAGGGGCTGCGTTAGGAATCGTTTTCGGCTTTTTAGTGGTTACACTCCTTCATTTCGCAACGGTTTTGAAGAAGATTTCTTTCACCTTTTATATTTGGGATTATTTACTAACATTTGCTAGTATGGGTGTTTCCGGATGGGCTGGTTTATCGGTCTATAACTATTTCAAAGGGGACTTGCCTTTATCACTCAACGTAATTGTAAGTTGCGTGATTATTACTGTAAGCTATACACTACTTGTTATCATTGCTGGACAAATTAAAAAAGAAGAAATGATCCGAGTACCAGTTATTGGAAACGTATTATCAAAACTTATTATGCGTTAA
- a CDS encoding YetF domain-containing protein yields the protein MDQYFLIVIRTIILYGVISIIFRLMGKRELGELNVLDLVVYIMIAEIAVVGIEKPEETIVNNILPMAVLMIIQITLAFFSLKSKKVRDMLDGKPSIIINNGKIDEHEMRKQRYNFDDLLLQLRDKDIRNIGDVEFAILETSGKLSVYEKSPNQGGITIPLILDGEVQERNLQRLEKNKFWLLQELKKLGYTQVKEISFCSFQDGKFFVDRIDTKKR from the coding sequence TTGGATCAATACTTTCTAATTGTTATTCGTACAATTATTTTATACGGTGTCATTTCTATAATTTTTCGACTAATGGGGAAGAGGGAGCTTGGAGAGTTAAACGTTTTAGATTTGGTTGTTTATATAATGATTGCAGAAATAGCGGTTGTAGGCATTGAGAAGCCAGAAGAAACAATAGTAAATAATATTTTACCAATGGCTGTGCTCATGATTATTCAAATCACCTTGGCCTTTTTTTCACTAAAAAGTAAAAAGGTGAGAGATATGCTAGATGGGAAGCCTTCCATCATTATCAACAATGGAAAAATTGATGAGCATGAAATGAGAAAACAACGTTACAATTTCGATGATCTCCTTTTGCAGCTAAGAGATAAGGATATTCGTAATATTGGGGATGTTGAGTTTGCAATACTAGAAACCTCAGGAAAGCTATCTGTTTATGAAAAGAGTCCGAATCAAGGGGGAATTACGATCCCGCTAATATTAGATGGAGAGGTTCAAGAACGTAATTTACAGCGGTTAGAGAAAAATAAATTTTGGCTTCTTCAGGAACTAAAGAAACTCGGATATACTCAAGTAAAAGAAATTTCTTTTTGCAGCTTTCAAGACGGGAAATTCTTTGTAGATAGGATAGACACAAAAAAGAGGTGA